GAATTATTATAAACATTAAATCTGAATTGTaacgaattaaaaatatatcttcttatgcatatgctttaatatagaaaataaacaacatcatatcttttattttaataagtGGTGCCACAAAAGTAATATACTGCAAAAATCGAAACAATTAAGAAacccattattactataatcttaaaagtatataaataatcattttaaaaaatatattaaatacgtatatacttgtttctaatactatataccactgttttattaaaattattttgttttcaaaataagttgcattgttcccTTTTAAAAttacatatacataattttaatattgtttttaatgaatgtatataaattcataatccattttaatgactccgataactttatttttattcctatatacttcaatatagaaatatatcttattgggtaattttataaactattttatgcatattttccattccttaaacacaaaaaatagcactgaacccatatttataagattaaataagtctttgaatgtaaatagtttttaaaataatacttagaaatattaaatattaatacataaataactattgatgcaaattttaaactATAACATAAAACTAAGTGTAATTAGGTTGCTGTATTACCCTTTGgtaggagagagataagatatatttactcttctaatatataaatttagataaatattttctaaatgTTCTAAATGTTCtaaattgttcatttttatcttatatattctattgttatagttatgaatgtatatacattcaaataatttattaaaaattctatattttattaattctatgataaAACAATGCTATTTAtgattaaatattatttattaaacaaTGCTAATGTAATATGAGTTAATATTGAATAACAAAAAGACATTTAACATTAATTGAGTTTTTAaccttttctttatttattcagttttttataatataaaactacaaatcctaaattgaatctttaacaaatatataacattgatacttttataatgtattattatgtgccttctcgataaaattaatattcatatttaattatatgaagttttcacaacatttcaatattaattattagtattttactagattatatatatagtcatataataataatgcattttATCTATCAtactatttataattatcagaacaaactataacactaaattttattatgtacttatattttattttttatctatttaaaatataatttatatatatttcaaaactatagagtttaaaaattaaagtgactaatatagaattatacctttatagtaaataaattaatgtatatagaactatccctattatttgaatttaaaacattagcataaaatgaaactatatataatcgaaagttTAAAGGATAGTAtgaatatatctataatttaattttttattaatatccatatttttattgattattaaaaatgttagatgcataaaatgccttttatagataacgttgtattctcgattctcgatcggtatttcatgcatctatattttatgaatatctattattacatttcagttggataacacgatttaaatcaaaataaatatgataaagtaataatttttactaaataaaatttttatcaaataaagaaacatattgcGTTATGCATAATTCGATGTAACCacatattaacaaatttatataatatgaattatgatataacataatatgaattcatatataaccaatatctatattaatatatgaaatatgggcattttttttaataatattaaatctATATTAACACgcaattgtatatattataacttatgaaaaaatgttatacaacCCCATTAATATTAGCTTATGTCCCTTCTTGGTTGCATGTTGACTTTTGAACTTTAGATCGAAATTAAAGGTACGAAAAtggtaaatatatttgatcaGCATTTATAGaccaataaatattattaaattataaaaaaatgataagaaTATAACCCTAACCCAAAACATCGATTccataaaacaaaattataaccCACAATACAAAACCCTGATCCAAAATACGAGTTTCCAAAAATGTACTATAAACCTGAACCTAACCCCTCAACATAGCTTATAagtttattaataaatggatttaaattaatacataatgtatatacatgGAAATAAGGACAAATGAGTTTTTAACAAACACTAAACAAAgacaaattaattatataacatgattatatattaaattaaaaaatatataataataaaacaaacaaTTAAATCAAATTTCATTATTCTATAGAACGTAAAAAAGTGTAACTTTTATGtcacaaaatattaaatatactatttttaatcatttaagcaagtataataaaaaacaataataaagaatggttatatttatatttcccATAATTTAAAGCAATATTTCCTGATTCTCCGACAGCTCCTAAATATTAAAAGCACCGCCGGTGCAAATAGTAATAGTAATTTCATTGTTCCGGATGCTATCATCAAcaacaaaattataacagaGAACACCATCAAACtcttaaataatttttcttcttttttcgtcaattttttattaatttttaaccCCATATACTTTTTACTGAATTTAATTTCACAATATTCAActttaaatttatcatttttagtcctcaattttttttcaaaacttTCCAATTGTTTAAAGTCTTCATGTTCTGATACAGAactattttcatctttttttattattcttttaTCATGTATCGGCTGCATTGCTAATTCAccattcattttattatcaagctctttttttattttttctaattctGTTCGAAGTTCATTAACTAACTTTTTAGTTTTCTtatctaaattatttaaatcggGTAGTGTATTACTTTCTTTATGCttctttatatatgaatctataatattttgaaGGTGTGCTATTTCTTTGTTACCTTCAGTACAATCACTAAGTTGACTTGCAAGACTCAAAGTTGATTTATAAAATCCATTTAAATCAAATTGATCATCTACATCTGCTAATATCCTATCATTTCTAAAGTTTATTACATTCCTTTCAAGGTATATCCCTCTATCGTTTGCAAAGTATAGTTCCTgaaaagaaatgaaatatttattaacacaTATATAACTAACTTTAATTGTTTCTTTAACTTAAGTGCTTTACCAATACATGAGACAATAATATAAGATTAATGTAAAACAATAGATACGAAAGCTATAATGAAatgttattaataataaaataatatatagctTACATTTTTGGCATATTCAAaagaacaaataataattgaaaaaaaaacatattttaaaatactgACTCTCATCTTTagctttatttattaaataaaagaaataatatatgtagtTTGAAATAATGTTGATAACTTGATATTTATTCCcaaaatagtaatatttattagttttgtgttctaaaatttatgaataaatgatatatctataaaaaaacagaatttatttcatttattaattttttccattttctatAGAATTAATTTATGTAACCGTTGTAATAAACATCGTTATATTCATTACaagtatttatatatataaatattatatattttttttttcaaacaaatattaattttctcTAAAAATacaacatttttaattataaacaatataaatgtatataataattttcactaaaatatattttttggaaaTTTGTTACGCAAATAGgcttttaatataatttataatacattgATATATGCAATGGCACCgttctaatattttataagctTATATTTTCCTATTGTTGTTTACATatgaacaaattaataaacatcaattaaaaaataaaatatagatacatatatttttttatatgaataaatacaAACATATAATGAACACATTAACCATCGTTgatatttacatttaaatgGTTTATACTTTATTATATGTTATGGTTATACTTCTcgaatatttaatattatttaataatattctacattttatttttcttcgttttttaaaatatatggtCTCTCCATAAATTGGTATGtaatcattttatttataaatatatctcaGAATATACAacatcaaatatattatttatattaaaataatataaaatattcatattttcaaCTATACCTTGTATAAATTACAAcgaaaaatacatataaaatcaaaaattTGTAACAAATTatcaatttattattatatgaaatcAGAAAATGAAATACGCTTAATAACAAATGCTTTATTTTGTCGTATTCATTAAACACATATTATAGTACctttaatatttaaacattatattgtctttatttttataaatacagTTTAaacaaaacataaatataccACAATAGTTA
This sequence is a window from Plasmodium yoelii strain 17X genome assembly, chromosome: 1. Protein-coding genes within it:
- a CDS encoding fam-b protein, yielding MRVSILKYVFFSIIICSFEYAKNELYFANDRGIYLERNVINFRNDRILADVDDQFDLNGFYKSTLSLASQLSDCTEGNKEIAHLQNIIDSYIKKHKESNTLPDLNNLDKKTKKLVNELRTELEKIKKELDNKMNGELAMQPIHDKRIIKKDENSSVSEHEDFKQLESFEKKLRTKNDKFKVEYCEIKFSKKYMGLKINKKLTKKEEKLFKSLMVFSVIILLLMIASGTMKLLLLFAPAVLLIFRSCRRIRKYCFKLWEI